The following are from one region of the Hymenobacter radiodurans genome:
- a CDS encoding MBL fold metallo-hydrolase: MLRRSLFWALGLLVLLAAGGLVVGCSISAPKYRGSVSDHFNGETFVNAGGVKAQEGMGPLLKWMLNRDKGEWPEQSNLPPGPKPPTRVGRGEVRVTFVNHGTFLLQFDSLNVLTDPIWSERTSPYQWIGPKRLRPPGLRFDDLPPSMPSSSATTTTTTSM, from the coding sequence ATGCTGCGTCGCTCCTTATTCTGGGCTCTGGGCCTACTTGTATTGCTGGCCGCGGGTGGCCTTGTGGTAGGTTGCTCCATCTCCGCTCCCAAATACCGGGGCTCCGTTTCCGACCACTTCAATGGCGAGACTTTCGTAAACGCTGGCGGCGTAAAGGCGCAGGAAGGCATGGGCCCTTTGCTGAAATGGATGCTCAACCGCGACAAAGGCGAGTGGCCTGAGCAGTCCAATTTGCCCCCCGGACCCAAGCCGCCCACCCGCGTAGGCCGCGGTGAGGTACGCGTCACATTCGTCAATCATGGCACTTTTCTGCTACAGTTTGATAGCCTGAATGTGCTGACCGACCCCATCTGGAGTGAGCGTACCAGCCCCTACCAGTGGATTGGTCCCAAGCGCCTGCGCCCACCAGGGTTGCGCTTCGACGATTTGCCCCCATCGATGCCATCGTCATCAGCCACAACCACTACGACCACCTCGATGTAA
- a CDS encoding TonB-dependent receptor, whose translation MKKLLHFLPPFRAAAVHMLLLCLLAGTASARPALAQAALDRKITLQVEAQTITETLHQIAKQADIRFVYSQQLLNAGRKVSIQAQDKPVSVIVDEILAPLKIQYEVNNNRVVLRVPSGSPTANVSVSADVTVSGRVVDANGGGLPGVTVVVKGTTTGTGTAADGSFTLQAPENSVLVFSYVGYSRQEIPVTGATSSLTVTLAEDTQALSEVVVIGYGTARKSDLTGSVASVSGAQLTQVATSDPVQSLQGRVAGVEVTSNSGQPGSGTRIRVRGVGTINNSDPLYVVDGIQTSDIGFLLPADIESTEILKDASATAIYGSRGANGVVIITTKHGKAGKTQFNFSGYTGFQQIRRTLPLTTAAEYSTLVTEAFANAGKALPDYGPQLQEAIATNAEGIDYQDLVTQKGLITNYSLSASGGTEQNRYLISGSYFQQDGIIKNSGFKKFVIRVNDDIVLTKRIKAGVAATFTNNNQTGAGDGQGGSQPYLVLQYALQTNPVLNPFGPNGTYNDDVITRNALNVPRYLDEQKFNKAQNNNLFSSSYIDIELLKGLSFRSTFGINYFNNHPKVYQPQYYIGPVDQRAQSALIETRNENISWVWSNYANYTKEFADNSSFSATLGQEAQRGYGNGISITAFNVPADASLQYASASRSTGNVVRSSQYDGGLLSYFGRANYNFRDRYLVTGTLRFDQTSKFLGPVRTGTFPSVGAAWNISNENFLKGVSYVSVLKLRASYGQVGNQNAAPNYGYASVATNNQTYSFNGVAAPGLAISQINNPDLKWETAVTTDVGIDAELFNNQLSITADYFERRTRDMIALLPVPDYVGQAPASANVGALRNRGLELALNYRNEIGKLQYNVGVNFTKINNEVTSLGGGNPIASGNVLTQIGNTTLTGVGREIAYFYGLQADGVFNNQAEIDAYRNADGALVQPGALPGDVRYQDTNGDGVITAADNTYLGSGTPDFSYGGSLNLSYSGFDFKILLYGVQGAEALNGAGFNLNKSADFVGVWSNFYASRMDRWTPSNPNSNQPRVTSTDTNGNDRLSSRYVEDASYLRARNMELGYMLPQAFLDKVQVKGARLFVSVDNVFTITDYTGYDPEISTSAFYNNPLAYGVDYGNYPQARTYRLGFNVQF comes from the coding sequence ATGAAAAAGCTATTACACTTTCTTCCGCCCTTTCGGGCGGCTGCGGTGCACATGCTCCTCCTTTGCTTACTGGCTGGCACCGCCTCGGCGCGCCCGGCATTAGCTCAGGCCGCTCTGGACCGCAAGATTACTTTACAAGTAGAGGCGCAAACGATTACTGAAACACTTCATCAGATTGCCAAGCAGGCTGATATTCGTTTTGTGTACAGTCAGCAACTCCTGAATGCCGGACGCAAAGTAAGTATTCAGGCCCAGGATAAACCTGTATCCGTTATTGTGGACGAAATTCTGGCGCCACTCAAGATTCAATACGAGGTGAATAATAACCGCGTGGTACTGCGGGTTCCTTCTGGGTCACCTACCGCAAACGTTTCAGTATCGGCAGACGTCACTGTTTCTGGTCGGGTAGTGGATGCTAATGGGGGTGGCTTGCCGGGCGTAACCGTCGTGGTGAAGGGCACTACTACTGGTACCGGCACCGCCGCCGATGGCAGCTTTACCTTACAAGCTCCCGAGAACAGCGTGCTGGTATTCAGCTACGTAGGCTACAGTCGCCAAGAAATTCCCGTAACCGGCGCCACCAGCAGCCTGACAGTTACTCTGGCCGAAGACACGCAGGCGCTAAGCGAAGTAGTTGTAATCGGCTACGGTACGGCCCGTAAGAGCGACCTGACTGGCTCCGTGGCCTCGGTGAGCGGAGCCCAACTCACGCAAGTAGCTACCTCTGACCCCGTACAATCGTTGCAAGGCCGCGTGGCGGGTGTGGAAGTAACCTCTAACAGCGGACAGCCGGGCTCCGGCACCCGCATTCGGGTGCGGGGCGTAGGTACCATCAACAACAGCGACCCACTGTACGTGGTGGACGGTATCCAAACAAGTGACATCGGCTTTCTGCTGCCCGCTGATATCGAATCGACCGAGATTTTAAAGGACGCTTCGGCCACGGCCATCTATGGCTCGCGGGGGGCAAATGGCGTGGTAATTATCACTACCAAACACGGTAAGGCAGGCAAGACGCAGTTTAACTTTTCAGGCTACACGGGCTTCCAGCAGATTCGGCGGACTCTGCCCCTTACCACCGCCGCCGAGTATTCCACGCTCGTAACGGAGGCCTTCGCCAACGCCGGGAAGGCACTACCGGATTACGGTCCACAACTGCAGGAGGCCATTGCTACCAATGCTGAAGGCATTGACTACCAGGATCTGGTAACGCAGAAGGGCTTGATTACCAACTACAGCTTGTCGGCCTCGGGCGGCACCGAGCAAAACCGCTACCTGATAAGCGGCAGCTATTTTCAGCAAGACGGCATCATCAAGAATTCGGGCTTCAAAAAGTTCGTGATTCGGGTGAATGACGACATCGTGCTCACTAAGCGCATCAAGGCGGGCGTAGCGGCTACGTTTACCAACAACAACCAAACGGGTGCCGGCGACGGTCAGGGTGGCTCGCAGCCTTATCTGGTGCTGCAATACGCCCTGCAAACGAACCCGGTTCTCAACCCGTTCGGCCCCAACGGGACTTACAACGACGACGTCATCACGCGCAATGCGCTGAACGTGCCACGCTACCTCGACGAGCAGAAGTTCAATAAGGCGCAGAACAATAACTTGTTCAGCAGCAGCTATATTGATATTGAGCTGCTCAAGGGGCTGTCGTTCCGCTCCACGTTTGGCATCAATTACTTCAACAACCACCCCAAAGTATACCAGCCACAGTACTACATCGGACCGGTAGACCAGCGGGCCCAGAGCGCGCTCATCGAAACGCGCAACGAGAATATCTCGTGGGTGTGGTCGAACTACGCCAACTACACCAAAGAATTCGCCGACAATAGCTCCTTCTCGGCTACCCTCGGACAGGAGGCCCAACGGGGCTACGGTAATGGCATCTCCATCACGGCCTTCAATGTGCCGGCCGATGCTTCCCTGCAATACGCTTCGGCCTCGCGTAGTACCGGCAACGTGGTGCGCAGCTCCCAGTACGACGGCGGCTTGCTGTCCTACTTCGGCCGGGCCAACTATAACTTCCGCGACCGGTACCTCGTGACGGGTACGCTGCGCTTCGATCAAACCTCGAAGTTTCTCGGGCCGGTGCGGACGGGTACGTTCCCATCGGTGGGCGCCGCTTGGAACATCTCCAACGAGAACTTCCTGAAAGGTGTCAGCTACGTATCGGTGCTGAAGCTGCGGGCCAGCTACGGCCAAGTGGGCAACCAAAACGCCGCCCCCAACTACGGCTACGCCTCGGTGGCAACCAACAACCAAACTTACTCCTTCAATGGCGTGGCTGCACCGGGATTGGCTATCAGCCAGATCAACAATCCGGACCTGAAGTGGGAAACGGCTGTCACTACCGACGTGGGCATCGATGCCGAACTGTTTAACAATCAGTTGAGCATAACAGCTGACTACTTTGAGCGCCGCACCCGCGACATGATTGCCCTGCTGCCCGTGCCCGACTACGTAGGGCAGGCTCCCGCCAGCGCCAACGTGGGCGCTCTGCGCAACCGCGGCTTGGAGTTGGCTCTGAACTACCGCAACGAGATAGGCAAGTTGCAGTACAACGTAGGGGTTAACTTCACTAAAATAAACAACGAAGTGACCAGCCTGGGCGGCGGCAACCCCATTGCCAGCGGCAACGTGCTGACGCAAATCGGCAACACTACCCTCACCGGCGTGGGCCGCGAAATAGCCTACTTCTACGGCTTACAGGCCGATGGCGTATTTAATAATCAGGCTGAGATTGACGCGTATAGAAACGCCGATGGGGCGCTGGTGCAGCCGGGGGCCCTACCCGGCGACGTGCGCTACCAGGACACCAATGGCGACGGCGTGATTACGGCTGCCGACAACACCTACCTGGGCAGCGGCACCCCCGACTTCAGCTACGGTGGCTCGCTGAACCTGAGCTACTCGGGCTTCGATTTCAAGATATTGCTCTACGGTGTGCAGGGGGCTGAAGCGCTGAACGGTGCGGGCTTTAACCTCAATAAGTCGGCTGACTTTGTGGGCGTGTGGAGCAACTTCTACGCGAGCCGCATGGACCGCTGGACGCCCAGCAACCCCAACAGCAACCAGCCCCGCGTCACCTCGACCGACACCAACGGCAACGACCGTCTGAGCAGCCGCTATGTGGAAGACGCCAGCTACCTGCGCGCCCGCAACATGGAGCTGGGCTACATGCTACCCCAAGCTTTCTTGGATAAAGTGCAGGTGAAAGGTGCCCGGCTATTTGTCTCGGTTGACAACGTGTTTACCATCACCGACTACACCGGCTACGACCCCGAAATTTCAACGTCGGCCTTTTACAACAACCCCCTGGCGTACGGCGTCGACTACGGCAACTATCCTCAGGCCCGCACCTACCGCCTGGGCTTCAACGTGCAGTTCTAA
- the nfi gene encoding deoxyribonuclease V (cleaves DNA at apurinic or apyrimidinic sites), protein MYRPYHPPADPIVVRDLTLQQEEMRTRVRLEPLVAEPTFIAGCDSSFPTPETILSVFVLLRYPSLELVEKVYNVGPVTVPYVPGFLAFREAPNLLEAYKKLHQKPDVIMVDGHGIAHKRRMGIAAHLGVLLDMPAFGVAKSLLTGRYEEPAPIAGSLSPLLDKGEVIGEVLRTKDKVLPVFVSPGHRCDQATATRLAKACTRGYKLPEPTRLADHWAEQFKKEIR, encoded by the coding sequence ATGTACCGACCCTACCACCCGCCCGCCGACCCCATTGTAGTCCGCGACCTGACCCTACAGCAGGAGGAAATGCGCACCCGCGTGCGCCTGGAGCCCTTGGTCGCCGAGCCCACGTTCATTGCTGGCTGCGACTCCTCGTTTCCGACCCCCGAAACCATTCTGTCGGTGTTTGTGCTGCTGCGCTACCCGTCGCTGGAGCTGGTGGAAAAGGTATATAACGTGGGGCCCGTAACGGTGCCGTACGTGCCCGGCTTTCTGGCCTTTCGCGAAGCGCCGAACCTGTTGGAAGCCTACAAAAAGCTCCACCAAAAGCCTGACGTAATAATGGTGGATGGCCACGGCATTGCTCACAAGCGCCGCATGGGGATTGCTGCCCACCTTGGTGTGCTGCTCGATATGCCCGCTTTTGGCGTAGCCAAAAGCCTTCTCACCGGTCGTTACGAAGAGCCCGCCCCCATTGCGGGCAGCCTGTCGCCGCTGCTCGATAAAGGCGAAGTAATTGGCGAAGTGTTGCGCACGAAAGACAAAGTGCTGCCCGTATTTGTCAGCCCCGGTCACCGCTGCGACCAAGCCACTGCTACGCGCCTGGCCAAAGCCTGCACCCGCGGCTATAAATTACCTGAGCCAACACGCTTAGCTGACCATTGGGCAGAGCAGTTCAAAAAGGAGATTCGCTGA
- a CDS encoding RNA polymerase sigma-70 factor has translation MKSFSARLYASYTEADLLQALRADDEGAFEEIYKRYCFRLFTVAYRKLKQREEAEELVQDLLADLWGRRATIQIQQLDQYLFSAIRYRIINYIKSQKLKSGYEFYCQLHTSVSTDNTENSLAISDLSAALMAGVENLPEKSRQIFELSRLEHCTVPEISARVNLSEKSVEYHLTKSLKLLRSYLRDFLMLTLSFIAFLK, from the coding sequence GTGAAGTCCTTTTCTGCTCGCTTGTATGCCTCTTATACAGAAGCCGATCTGCTGCAAGCTTTGCGAGCAGATGACGAGGGCGCGTTCGAGGAAATCTATAAGCGTTATTGCTTCCGGCTGTTCACCGTGGCGTATCGGAAACTTAAGCAGCGGGAAGAAGCGGAAGAGCTAGTGCAGGATCTGCTGGCCGACCTTTGGGGCCGTCGCGCCACCATTCAAATTCAGCAGCTCGATCAATACTTGTTTTCGGCAATCCGGTACAGGATTATCAACTATATAAAATCGCAAAAGCTGAAGTCAGGCTACGAGTTTTATTGCCAGCTTCATACTTCGGTCAGCACTGATAACACTGAAAACTCCTTGGCTATCAGTGACCTGAGCGCTGCGCTGATGGCTGGCGTTGAAAACCTGCCCGAAAAATCCCGGCAGATATTTGAGCTCAGCCGCCTAGAGCACTGCACTGTGCCCGAAATTTCGGCGCGGGTAAACCTGTCCGAGAAGTCGGTGGAATACCACCTGACCAAGTCGCTGAAGCTACTGCGGAGCTATCTGCGCGATTTCCTGATGCTTACGCTGTCTTTTATTGCTTTTCTGAAATAA
- a CDS encoding FecR family protein, with protein MTEDEFQALLQRYLDDRCTPAEKVLVEHWYNRLDEAQGGMLLSQNQEEVEDAIWQRLQHTRTNTNSETRVVPHPATFWQKPLVQWAAALVLFALSLGLLLMFTKSQVRQPQQMVATADGWTRHQNNTQQVQEFQLPDMSRIELHPGSSLRYSTAFAGPKRQVYLQGEAFFKVSKNPARPFLVFTRQVVTTVLGTSFRVKAYADSKVASVAVREGKVAVQARKPTASDTASALASAPSVLLLPNQQVVYSASSQRLKKELVDKPVVLAPQSFEFEERPVTEVLEALEKAYGVDIVYDKEILAGCTVSITFYEEPLFEKLGLLCKSLDAYYSLSDAQIILHSKGCQQPLGANFYG; from the coding sequence GTGACTGAAGACGAATTTCAAGCGTTGCTCCAACGCTACCTCGACGACCGCTGCACGCCGGCCGAGAAAGTGTTGGTAGAGCACTGGTACAACCGCCTAGATGAGGCGCAGGGCGGCATGCTGCTAAGCCAGAATCAGGAGGAGGTGGAAGATGCCATTTGGCAGCGCCTCCAGCACACCAGGACCAACACGAATTCCGAAACCCGCGTAGTGCCGCATCCGGCCACTTTTTGGCAAAAGCCGCTGGTACAATGGGCGGCAGCGCTGGTATTGTTTGCGCTCAGCTTAGGCCTCTTGCTGATGTTTACCAAGTCTCAGGTGCGTCAGCCTCAGCAGATGGTTGCAACAGCAGATGGCTGGACTCGTCACCAGAACAATACGCAGCAAGTACAGGAGTTTCAGCTGCCGGATATGAGTCGGATCGAGCTGCATCCGGGTAGCAGTTTGCGGTATTCCACTGCTTTTGCGGGCCCCAAGCGCCAGGTTTATCTCCAAGGTGAAGCTTTCTTCAAAGTCAGCAAAAATCCCGCTCGTCCCTTTCTGGTTTTCACCCGCCAAGTGGTGACTACCGTGCTGGGAACTAGCTTCCGAGTAAAAGCCTACGCCGACAGCAAAGTGGCTTCCGTGGCCGTGCGCGAAGGAAAAGTAGCTGTGCAGGCCCGCAAACCAACTGCTTCCGATACGGCTTCGGCCTTGGCGTCTGCTCCGAGCGTGTTGCTGCTGCCCAATCAGCAGGTGGTGTATTCCGCGTCCAGCCAGCGACTGAAAAAAGAGTTGGTGGATAAGCCAGTTGTGCTGGCGCCCCAGTCATTCGAGTTTGAAGAGCGCCCCGTGACGGAAGTGTTAGAAGCGCTGGAAAAGGCCTACGGGGTTGACATCGTGTACGACAAGGAAATCCTAGCTGGCTGCACCGTCAGCATCACCTTCTACGAGGAACCCTTATTCGAAAAGCTGGGCCTCCTATGTAAGTCGCTGGATGCCTACTACAGCCTATCGGACGCGCAGATTATCCTGCATAGCAAGGGCTGCCAGCAACCGCTGGGGGCTAATTTCTACGGGTAA
- a CDS encoding glutamate--tRNA ligase family protein, translating into MRNLPPNMADVVSLGFVRSRLAPTPSGYLHLGNAVNFVLTWLLVRRAGGTLHLRIDDLDRARLRPAYLENIFETIRWLGLDYDTGPRNSKEFEEHYSQLHYLADYQALLDDLRTKPGLIYACTCSRTSNLPPGSPSVDESGCRSCHATFATPGAAWRVRVPAATPVAIVDGWRGPLQVDLAATMGDFVVRKKDGLPAYQVASLVDDQRLGTTLIVRGEDLLPSTAAQLFLASQLSTTAHFAHTQFIHHALLSGTGGQKLSKSQQQPLDRGILGASHSPRAVYAAVAELLALPDAAGESLDTLQQAFAEFEIKNKK; encoded by the coding sequence GTGCGTAATTTGCCCCCCAACATGGCTGATGTGGTTTCCCTTGGTTTTGTGCGCAGTCGTTTGGCTCCTACGCCCAGTGGGTATTTGCACCTAGGCAACGCGGTCAATTTTGTGCTCACGTGGCTGCTCGTGCGCCGGGCCGGCGGCACGCTGCACCTGCGTATCGACGACCTCGACCGCGCCCGCCTGCGCCCGGCGTATCTGGAAAACATCTTTGAGACCATCCGTTGGCTTGGCCTGGATTATGACACCGGCCCCCGCAATTCAAAGGAATTCGAAGAGCACTATTCGCAACTCCATTATCTGGCTGACTACCAGGCGCTGCTCGATGATCTGCGCACGAAGCCGGGGTTAATTTATGCCTGTACGTGCTCGCGCACCAGTAATTTGCCCCCCGGTTCTCCTTCTGTTGATGAAAGCGGCTGCCGAAGCTGCCATGCTACATTCGCTACGCCTGGCGCCGCCTGGCGCGTGCGCGTACCGGCGGCCACTCCGGTTGCTATCGTCGATGGGTGGCGCGGTCCTTTACAGGTAGATTTGGCGGCTACGATGGGTGACTTTGTCGTGCGTAAAAAAGACGGGCTACCGGCTTATCAGGTGGCTTCTTTAGTCGATGATCAGCGCCTCGGTACTACGCTTATTGTCCGGGGCGAGGACCTATTGCCGAGCACTGCCGCACAGCTTTTTTTAGCTTCACAATTGTCCACTACAGCCCACTTTGCGCACACGCAGTTCATCCATCATGCCCTGCTTTCCGGTACTGGGGGGCAAAAATTATCCAAGTCGCAACAGCAGCCCCTGGACCGCGGAATCTTAGGCGCTAGCCACTCACCGCGAGCGGTCTACGCCGCCGTAGCGGAGTTGCTGGCTCTGCCAGATGCGGCTGGCGAATCGTTAGACACTTTGCAGCAAGCGTTTGCTGAGTTCGAAATAAAGAACAAAAAGTAG
- a CDS encoding MBL fold metallo-hydrolase yields MDWSQAPAPTRVALRRFAPIDAIVISHNHYDHLDVSTLRRLAARDQPRIFVGLGIKAFLDEEKIGNVTELDWWQALPLSSSVKLTAVPAQHFSGRGLRDRDATLWAGWVLGTSRGNLYYAGDTGYGAFFKEIGQRLGPIELAILPIGAYRPEWFMAPIHISPAQAVQAHQDLRARLSIATHFGTFQLADDGLTEPVTDLRKALRAQNLADSVFLVLPEGAGWTL; encoded by the coding sequence GTGGATTGGTCCCAAGCGCCTGCGCCCACCAGGGTTGCGCTTCGACGATTTGCCCCCATCGATGCCATCGTCATCAGCCACAACCACTACGACCACCTCGATGTAAGTACCCTGCGCCGCCTGGCCGCCCGCGACCAGCCGCGTATCTTCGTTGGGTTGGGCATCAAGGCCTTTTTAGATGAGGAGAAAATAGGCAACGTAACTGAGCTAGATTGGTGGCAAGCTTTGCCGCTCAGTTCCTCAGTAAAGCTCACTGCCGTGCCTGCCCAGCACTTTTCTGGCCGGGGCCTGCGCGACCGCGACGCGACTTTGTGGGCCGGTTGGGTCTTGGGCACTAGCCGCGGCAACCTCTATTATGCCGGCGACACGGGTTATGGGGCGTTTTTCAAAGAAATAGGTCAGCGGCTGGGGCCTATTGAGTTAGCTATTCTGCCCATTGGCGCTTATCGGCCCGAGTGGTTTATGGCCCCCATTCACATCTCGCCCGCCCAAGCAGTGCAGGCCCACCAAGATTTGCGCGCTCGGCTCAGTATCGCCACTCACTTCGGCACCTTTCAGCTTGCCGATGATGGGTTGACCGAGCCTGTTACTGACTTGCGAAAAGCCCTACGCGCCCAGAATCTGGCCGACAGCGTGTTTCTGGTATTGCCGGAAGGCGCCGGCTGGACCCTGTAG